In Paenibacillus durus, the DNA window TATCCTGCTGGGCGGCTCGCTCGGAACGCTGATCGCGATCGGACTGTTTCCCACATTTATCGGACTGTTCGCGCGCATCATTTCCAAGCTGGAGATCCAAGGTTCCATACCGAAGCTGCTGGCCAGCGTCACCATCGGACAATTGAAAAATACCCGCAAATATGTCAGACGGCCGAAAATCCGGCTGCACTATTTCCGGTATCTGGATGTTCCAAAACGGTTGATCGTGCTGAATATTTTCGTTACGGCCTTTTATACGGTGGGGGTCATGTCGTCACTGTACGCAGCCCATCTCATTCCGAAGTACAGCACGACCGCTTCCCAGGCCTCGGGGATTATTAACGGGATGGCGACGATCCTGCTGACGATCTTCATCGACCCGCAGCTCGGGCTGATTACAGACAAGGCGACGGCCAGCGAGGAACACCGCAGACGGCTCGGCAAGGTATATGTATTGCTCATGGGCTCCCGGTTTCTGGGCACGCTGCTCGGTCAGCTCGTTCTCGTTCCCGCCGCCTATCTGATCAGCATGATTGTTGGGCTGATGGTTTGAGAGGCCGGTAAAGTGAGATAAGGAGAGGTTTCATTGACTCAATCGGAGAACCGGAGCGCGGACGGCGTTGCCCTTGTCACCGGGGCTTCCAGCGGCTTCGGACTGCTGACGGCAGTTAAGCTGGCGGAGCAGGGCTTTAAGGTTATTGCAGCGATGCGTGATCCATTGAGAAAAGAAGATCTGGAGCGGCTGGCAGAGCGGTCCGGCGTTCTGGATCGCCTGCATGTGATGCGCATGGATGTGACCGACCCTGCCGGGATCGAACAGGCCGTCTCGGGAGTGCTGGCCGCTTACGGCAGAATCGACGTCCTGGTTAATAATGCCGGCTACGCGGCGGGCGGCTTTGTGGAAGAGGTGCCGATGGAGGAGTGGCGGCGGCAGCTGGAAACGAACTTTTTCGGCCTGGTCGCGGTAACGAAGGCCATTCTTCCTGCGATGCGGGAGCGGCGCACGGGGCTCATTATCAATATCGGCAGCGTCAGCGGTCTGGCCGCTTTTCCCGGCTTTGCGCCTTACGCGGCTTCCAAGTTCGCGGTTGAGGGCTTCAGCGAGAGCCTGCGGCATGAAATGTCGCCGTTTGGAGTGAAGGTCGTTCTGCTGGAGCCGGGGGCATACCGCACCGCCATATGGAACAAGGGGCTGTCGCAGATTAGCACCACGGATGGATCTCCTTACCAAGCGCGTCTGGATGCGGTGCTCCGGTATGCGCGCAAGTCCGCCGATACGGCCCCCGATCCGCAGGAGGTTGCCGACCTGATCGGGCGCATAGTGCAGATGCGCTCGCCCCGCCTGCGCTACGTGCTCGGAAGAGGCTCCCGGCTGATGATCGGAGGCAGGAATCTGCTGCCGTGGGGCTGGTTCGAGCGAATCGTCGCCTGGGCGCTCAAATAATGGCGATGTTTGAATTTTACCTTTCAGTAGTCTATTGTAGAGCTAGGTACATAACAGTGATTGGAGGCAACCGATGCCTGATTTTATGGAGTTCCAGCTTTGTTTCGATGAAGCGGGACGCGAAATTGAAATTCTTGATGTAACCCGCATCGGCGAGAATGAATACCGGATCGAGGAGACACCTGTGTTCAGACCGGACTTGTCCCTGGGTGACATCATCAAAGTGAAAGAAGAACGCGGCGTCTATTACTACGTGGAAACAGTGCGTAAATCGGACTACGTGAAAATGGTCAGGCTGCTCAGCCGGGAAGCCGCACAGTCGCCGGAGCTTGCATCATTCAGGAAGCGGGTGCTTAAATGCGGCGGGAAATGGGAGACCGTATTCGGCGGGGTGCTCATTATTCACGTTCCGAAGGCAGTGGATCAGCTATTGAAGGCTGAACTTGATAAGATTACCCGTGCTTACGGTATTTAACGGAGGTTAATAAAAGTGAACAAATTCACCAAACTGATTAAAGATTGGGTACCGACCCTTCTAATTGCCATTGTCCTTTCTTTGCTAATTCGCAGCTATGTCGCCGAAGCGATGAGAGTTCCGACAGAGTCGATGGTTCCGACTATCCAGGTGGGTGACCGGCTGATTGTGGAAAAAATGCTATGGGCCACTTCACTAAAGCATGGAGACATCGTCGTGTTCCATCCTCCCATCGCCGGCGAGACGAAGCTGTTCGTCAAGCGGCTGATCGGACTGCCGGGAGATATTGTGCAGATTAAGGATGGCGCGCTGTACCGAAACGGGGCCAAGGTGGACGAAACATACCTTACCGTGAAGATGGATTACTCCTTTGGACCGGTTACGGTTCCGAAAGATCATTATTTTTTCCTGGGGGACAACCGGAATATCAGCTTCGACGCGCATTTATGGGACACGCCCTTTGTCGCGAAGGATAAGCTGATCGGCAAAGTCGTGCTGGAGATTCCCCTCCATAAGCTGCGGGATTGACCTTAGGAAATTGCAAAATAAATCAACGAAGACGAAGGGTAAGTAGACGTATGATAGGAATTTGCAGAGAGCCGGCGGTGGCTGCGAGCCGGTGTTCCGCATACGATTGAATGGCCTTCCGAGTTGCTGTCCCGAGCCCGGCGCGCCGGTCGTAGGGATACGCCGGGTTTCCCGCCGTTATCAGAGGGAACGGTATCGAAGAGGCGTGAACCGCCAATTCCGCACCGTCTAACGAGGACC includes these proteins:
- a CDS encoding lipid II flippase Amj family protein produces the protein MAGSLLVVFLLTMIIHTAETLSYSVRYAGVKLNKIAISLSLTGIIVLVSRTANLIQAPLTANFVDMARLDPSFHLKNYLRIILLGGSLGTLIAIGLFPTFIGLFARIISKLEIQGSIPKLLASVTIGQLKNTRKYVRRPKIRLHYFRYLDVPKRLIVLNIFVTAFYTVGVMSSLYAAHLIPKYSTTASQASGIINGMATILLTIFIDPQLGLITDKATASEEHRRRLGKVYVLLMGSRFLGTLLGQLVLVPAAYLISMIVGLMV
- a CDS encoding DUF4265 domain-containing protein, which gives rise to MPDFMEFQLCFDEAGREIEILDVTRIGENEYRIEETPVFRPDLSLGDIIKVKEERGVYYYVETVRKSDYVKMVRLLSREAAQSPELASFRKRVLKCGGKWETVFGGVLIIHVPKAVDQLLKAELDKITRAYGI
- a CDS encoding SDR family oxidoreductase translates to MTQSENRSADGVALVTGASSGFGLLTAVKLAEQGFKVIAAMRDPLRKEDLERLAERSGVLDRLHVMRMDVTDPAGIEQAVSGVLAAYGRIDVLVNNAGYAAGGFVEEVPMEEWRRQLETNFFGLVAVTKAILPAMRERRTGLIINIGSVSGLAAFPGFAPYAASKFAVEGFSESLRHEMSPFGVKVVLLEPGAYRTAIWNKGLSQISTTDGSPYQARLDAVLRYARKSADTAPDPQEVADLIGRIVQMRSPRLRYVLGRGSRLMIGGRNLLPWGWFERIVAWALK
- the lepB gene encoding signal peptidase I; translation: MNKFTKLIKDWVPTLLIAIVLSLLIRSYVAEAMRVPTESMVPTIQVGDRLIVEKMLWATSLKHGDIVVFHPPIAGETKLFVKRLIGLPGDIVQIKDGALYRNGAKVDETYLTVKMDYSFGPVTVPKDHYFFLGDNRNISFDAHLWDTPFVAKDKLIGKVVLEIPLHKLRD